In Paenibacillus sp. G2S3, a single window of DNA contains:
- a CDS encoding stalk domain-containing protein: MLSKWRRILAASTCSMLLLSVLIGVGAGSANAADASATLDASQDIFRIVALGDSITAGYEPGMTDVNTKPYGYAERLLEQGWYHGRSELTNYGILGLTTAGLSNYTGAIKDGSAITAEGIQSGLPDPRIDQFVKLTPQIASELKEADLITITIGGNDVSRLFLQVKELTDTDFESQLKQKLADYNTNVKASLENIRAINPQATIILADQYQPAPKIALGAMYTKLMTAAAQFTDSADRVAASVNQEGAKVLVAHVAAKFAGSEGSLTHIIGAGQADFHPTQLGYETIAKVFAELQWGEYRIPTVAAMATDTVPMSIVVKGVELNTPNKPILKNGQNFLALKDILNAVGANGKWDNKTSSATIEYGGRTVVITIGSKFIKVNGQNVAIDTPAFLQKVGKEDKTYLPLAALATGLGFDVNYSSKLRTAFINP, from the coding sequence ATGCTAAGCAAGTGGAGAAGAATTTTAGCAGCTAGCACATGCAGTATGCTTTTGTTGTCTGTGCTGATTGGCGTAGGGGCCGGATCGGCAAATGCGGCTGACGCGTCTGCAACACTAGACGCAAGTCAGGATATCTTTCGCATCGTAGCTCTTGGCGATTCGATTACTGCCGGATATGAGCCGGGAATGACGGATGTGAATACCAAGCCGTACGGTTATGCGGAGCGACTGCTGGAACAGGGTTGGTATCATGGCCGAAGCGAGCTTACCAATTATGGTATTCTTGGACTGACTACTGCTGGATTAAGTAATTACACTGGAGCCATTAAGGATGGCTCAGCGATTACCGCTGAAGGTATTCAGTCAGGTCTTCCAGATCCACGGATAGACCAATTCGTAAAGTTAACCCCGCAGATCGCATCAGAGCTGAAGGAAGCCGATCTGATTACGATTACAATTGGGGGGAATGATGTAAGCCGTCTTTTCTTACAGGTTAAGGAGCTGACGGATACAGATTTCGAATCACAGCTGAAGCAGAAGCTAGCGGATTACAATACGAATGTGAAAGCGAGTCTTGAGAATATTCGTGCGATAAATCCTCAAGCAACAATTATACTGGCTGACCAATATCAGCCTGCTCCTAAGATCGCTCTTGGTGCGATGTACACCAAATTGATGACCGCAGCAGCTCAATTTACAGATTCGGCAGATCGTGTGGCTGCAAGCGTGAATCAAGAGGGAGCAAAGGTATTAGTAGCTCATGTGGCGGCAAAGTTTGCTGGTTCAGAGGGATCACTCACGCATATTATTGGGGCAGGACAAGCGGATTTTCACCCTACGCAGCTCGGATACGAGACCATTGCAAAAGTATTTGCTGAATTACAATGGGGGGAATACCGCATTCCCACTGTAGCGGCAATGGCTACGGACACTGTACCGATGTCGATTGTTGTAAAGGGCGTAGAGTTAAATACACCGAATAAGCCTATTTTGAAGAATGGTCAGAATTTTCTGGCGCTTAAAGATATTCTAAATGCCGTAGGTGCTAACGGAAAGTGGGATAATAAGACCTCCAGTGCGACTATTGAATACGGTGGACGGACGGTTGTAATTACGATCGGCAGCAAATTTATTAAGGTGAATGGACAGAATGTAGCCATCGATACCCCAGCTTTTCTGCAAAAGGTAGGCAAAGAAGATAAAACTTATCTTCCCCTTGCCGCATTGGCGACCGGACTTGGATTCGATGTTAATTATAGTAGCAAACTGCGAACTGCTTTCATAAATCCATAA
- the bcp gene encoding thioredoxin-dependent thiol peroxidase — protein sequence MLDPPISRRSGYNLNVVAIGQKVPNFTLPSSNGQEVSLSDYLGRKVILYFYPKNMTPACTQEACEFRDAHDQITTLGAVVLGISPDPLASHMRFTEKNSLPFPLLSDEDHKVSEMFGVWQLKKLYGREFMGIVRSTFLIDEQGILVEEWRKVRVKGHVASTIEEISKS from the coding sequence ATGCTCGATCCTCCAATATCAAGAAGGAGTGGATATAACTTGAACGTAGTAGCTATTGGACAAAAAGTACCGAATTTCACTCTTCCGTCTTCCAACGGGCAAGAGGTTAGTTTAAGTGATTACCTGGGCCGAAAGGTCATTTTATATTTTTATCCTAAAAATATGACACCAGCCTGTACGCAGGAGGCCTGCGAATTCCGGGACGCCCATGATCAGATTACTACGCTTGGTGCGGTTGTTCTAGGCATCAGTCCAGATCCTTTGGCTTCGCATATGAGATTTACGGAGAAGAACAGTCTACCCTTTCCACTGTTGTCTGATGAGGATCATAAGGTCAGTGAAATGTTCGGCGTATGGCAGCTTAAGAAGCTCTATGGTAGAGAATTCATGGGTATTGTGCGTTCAACTTTTCTGATTGATGAGCAGGGGATCTTAGTTGAAGAATGGCGGAAAGTACGAGTGAAAGGTCATGTAGCATCTACCATAGAAGAGATTTCCAAATCATAA
- the uvsE gene encoding UV DNA damage repair endonuclease UvsE has translation MIVRFGYVAMSTVIKDCSPSKTMTMASFKKLDDREAALRRLENLARTNLHNTLRLMKHNVASDIMVYRLTSKLIPLATHPDLQDWNPFAALTEEFAEVGQYVKKHGLRVSFHPDHFTVLSTPRPEVLVNSVRDLQYHSDMLVAMGLPAMAKNNIHIGGAYGDKPVASKRFEAHFRELPAALQERITLENDDKTFTAPETLAVCQNVGLPMVLDIHHQWVNNEGELPWELWPDIQQTWRSELAQKDVPSGVLLPPKIHVSSPRSPSDPRSHADGVEPAPLVAFLKRIAADTPAVDVMIEAKLKDGALFGLMEAMKELADAGNGISVLNGASVNIEP, from the coding sequence ATGATTGTCCGTTTTGGATATGTAGCGATGTCCACCGTTATCAAAGACTGCTCACCATCCAAGACCATGACGATGGCCTCCTTCAAAAAGCTGGATGACCGCGAGGCGGCACTACGGCGTCTGGAGAACCTCGCGCGAACGAATCTGCATAATACGCTGCGATTGATGAAGCATAATGTGGCTTCTGACATCATGGTGTACCGTCTCACTTCCAAATTGATTCCTTTAGCGACGCATCCGGATTTGCAGGACTGGAATCCGTTTGCGGCGCTTACGGAGGAATTCGCGGAAGTGGGGCAATATGTGAAGAAGCATGGGCTGCGAGTGTCGTTTCATCCAGATCACTTTACAGTACTTAGTACACCCCGTCCGGAGGTGCTGGTCAACTCCGTACGGGATTTACAGTACCATTCGGACATGCTGGTGGCCATGGGCCTTCCTGCCATGGCGAAGAACAATATTCATATTGGCGGAGCTTATGGGGACAAGCCTGTAGCGTCCAAGCGATTTGAGGCGCATTTCCGCGAGCTGCCGGCAGCGCTGCAGGAGCGTATTACGCTGGAGAATGATGATAAAACCTTCACAGCCCCTGAGACACTAGCGGTCTGCCAGAATGTAGGTCTGCCAATGGTGCTGGATATTCACCATCAATGGGTGAATAATGAAGGTGAGCTCCCTTGGGAGCTGTGGCCTGATATTCAGCAGACTTGGCGAAGCGAGCTTGCACAGAAGGATGTTCCATCGGGAGTGCTTTTGCCCCCTAAGATTCATGTATCTAGTCCGCGCAGTCCGTCTGATCCACGCAGCCATGCAGATGGTGTGGAGCCTGCGCCGTTAGTAGCTTTTTTAAAGCGTATTGCCGCAGATACCCCTGCTGTCGATGTTATGATTGAGGCAAAACTAAAAGATGGTGCGTTATTTGGATTGATGGAAGCAATGAAGGAGCTGGCTGATGCCGGTAACGGAATTTCTGTATTAAATGGGGCAAGTGTGAATATCGAACCTTAA
- a CDS encoding LCP family protein, with protein MPPRKKRHAKTNKSKKKPLLWILAIILLLIIGGATYYFTSIVNELGSMSNTENSPFKDAETVDVDTPEPPKWEGTEPVNILLMGVDARGVKKGEIPRSDTMLVASLDPVKKKISVFSILRDTYVPIPDHGEKRINSAIIYGPNTAMQTVSDLLGIPIQYYVYTDFQGFIKLVDAVGGVDYEVEKDMVYKTIADGPEYDIDLKKGYQHLDGNKALQYVRFRHDATSDFTRTERQRAFLKVVADKLIKTTSIIKLPNILSQVTPYIETNLTVNDMWKLATVGYDSTMGGSEQIPPMDLLKEETTSDGSQVIGIRSEKKLKEFVQDTLNGPEPTPTPSTSTSPETTSNSNTSGTQ; from the coding sequence ATGCCACCTAGAAAGAAAAGGCACGCAAAGACTAATAAGTCAAAAAAGAAACCGCTGCTTTGGATACTGGCCATTATACTCCTCCTTATTATCGGTGGGGCCACTTACTACTTCACTTCCATTGTCAATGAGCTTGGCAGCATGTCGAACACCGAGAATTCACCATTCAAGGATGCTGAGACCGTTGATGTTGACACGCCAGAACCTCCAAAGTGGGAAGGTACAGAGCCTGTTAATATACTACTAATGGGCGTGGATGCCCGCGGTGTCAAGAAGGGGGAAATTCCTCGTTCCGATACAATGCTTGTCGCCTCACTTGATCCCGTGAAGAAGAAAATCAGCGTATTCTCAATTCTTAGAGACACTTACGTTCCGATTCCAGATCACGGCGAAAAACGTATTAATTCAGCTATCATTTATGGACCTAACACGGCGATGCAGACTGTAAGCGATCTGCTCGGCATCCCGATTCAATATTATGTCTACACGGACTTCCAAGGATTCATCAAGCTAGTAGATGCCGTTGGTGGTGTAGATTATGAAGTCGAGAAAGATATGGTGTACAAGACCATTGCAGATGGTCCCGAGTATGACATTGATCTTAAAAAAGGATATCAGCATCTCGACGGTAATAAAGCTCTGCAATATGTACGTTTTCGACATGACGCTACCTCCGACTTCACTCGGACCGAGCGCCAGCGTGCATTTCTCAAGGTTGTGGCTGACAAGCTGATCAAGACCACATCCATAATCAAGCTACCGAATATCCTGTCTCAAGTTACGCCTTATATCGAAACCAATCTGACAGTAAATGATATGTGGAAGCTTGCAACCGTCGGGTACGATAGTACCATGGGCGGTAGTGAGCAAATTCCGCCAATGGATCTGCTCAAAGAGGAAACTACAAGTGACGGATCGCAGGTTATAGGCATTCGCAGTGAGAAGAAATTAAAGGAATTTGTTCAGGATACCTTAAATGGCCCTGAGCCAACGCCTACACCTTCAACTTCAACTTCACCAGAGACTACTTCAAATAGTAACACTAGCGGAACCCAATAA
- a CDS encoding inositol monophosphatase family protein: MSPLKPEGKKEREPYVVTSKGHTAVAINAAAKAGEWIKSRQGLVKELNTKTSAQDLVTEVDKGVEQMIRRLILTHYPDHAILGEEGVSPGAAAATAALEEAREHEYLWIVDPVDGTTNFVHGFPFYCVSIALVIRGELTVGVIYDPIRDEMFVAEKGKGAYMHGVPTAVSTENVFGDSLIAMGFPPDREFAQPVNMAGLQSVLPQIRGIRAGGSAALHLAYVAAGRVDGYWEVGLSPWDCAAGVLLVLESGGRITDTLGRPYDIGTRHVVASNGHIHEYLVSSLKNAEATGYKL; encoded by the coding sequence ATGAGTCCTTTAAAACCAGAGGGTAAAAAAGAACGTGAACCCTATGTAGTAACGAGCAAGGGACATACGGCGGTAGCCATTAATGCTGCTGCCAAAGCAGGAGAATGGATAAAGAGCAGACAGGGCCTGGTGAAGGAGCTTAATACGAAGACATCGGCACAGGATCTGGTTACGGAAGTAGATAAAGGCGTTGAACAGATGATTCGCAGGTTGATTCTGACACATTACCCAGATCATGCGATCCTGGGTGAGGAAGGCGTATCCCCGGGTGCAGCAGCAGCAACCGCTGCATTGGAAGAAGCTCGTGAGCATGAATATCTGTGGATTGTAGATCCTGTAGATGGTACGACTAATTTTGTACACGGATTTCCTTTTTACTGTGTATCCATTGCATTGGTGATTCGTGGAGAATTAACGGTTGGCGTAATTTACGATCCAATTCGTGATGAAATGTTCGTTGCTGAAAAAGGTAAGGGAGCCTACATGCATGGTGTTCCTACCGCAGTCTCTACGGAGAACGTTTTCGGAGACAGCTTGATTGCTATGGGCTTTCCACCGGACCGTGAATTTGCGCAACCTGTGAATATGGCGGGATTGCAGAGCGTTCTTCCGCAGATTCGTGGAATTCGTGCAGGAGGCTCGGCTGCTCTACATTTGGCTTATGTGGCAGCAGGAAGGGTAGACGGATACTGGGAAGTGGGCTTAAGCCCTTGGGACTGTGCAGCAGGAGTGCTGCTAGTGCTTGAATCAGGGGGCAGAATCACGGATACGCTTGGACGCCCATACGATATTGGCACTCGGCATGTAGTAGCAAGTAATGGTCATATTCACGAATATTTGGTTTCGTCACTGAAGAATGCTGAAGCAACAGGATATAAGCTTTAG
- the def gene encoding peptide deformylase, which yields MDDIVREGHPVLRTVAQPVELPLQEEDRETLQCMLQFLKNSQDPEISEEYNLRSGVGLSANQIGLLKRMFVMYSMDERGRIVEHAWVNPKIISHSLTMVYLPESEGCLSVDRPVHGFVPRYESVKVKGYDLEGKEVVLKFKGYQAIIIQHEIDHLDGIMFYDRINKENPFKLPQGVEIRNLYE from the coding sequence ATGGATGATATTGTACGGGAAGGTCATCCCGTGCTTCGTACCGTAGCTCAACCAGTGGAGCTTCCTTTACAGGAGGAAGATCGTGAGACTCTGCAATGTATGCTTCAGTTTCTGAAGAACAGCCAGGACCCGGAGATTTCCGAAGAATATAATTTACGCTCTGGCGTAGGTCTGTCGGCGAATCAAATCGGACTGTTGAAGCGTATGTTCGTGATGTATTCTATGGACGAGAGAGGGAGAATTGTAGAGCATGCTTGGGTTAACCCTAAGATCATCAGTCACTCACTAACCATGGTGTACTTACCGGAGAGCGAGGGATGTCTGTCTGTTGATCGACCGGTACATGGTTTTGTACCTCGTTATGAATCTGTGAAGGTAAAAGGATATGATCTTGAAGGTAAGGAAGTGGTCCTTAAATTTAAGGGCTACCAAGCCATCATCATCCAGCATGAGATTGATCATCTCGATGGGATCATGTTCTACGACCGAATCAATAAGGAAAATCCATTCAAGCTTCCTCAGGGAGTGGAAATCCGTAACTTGTACGAGTAA
- a CDS encoding 2-hydroxyacyl-CoA dehydratase — MLRIGLDIGSTTAKLVVIERNTIVYQDYVRHYSDIKKAALSLLSDVQIRFPERGAVLTVSGSSGLSLSKLGGVPFVQEVIACTKAIGELIPECDTAIELGGEDAKIVYLRGGIEQRMNTACAGGTGAFIDQMASLLQTDPAGLNALAEKHERIYPIASRCGVFAKSDVQPLLNEGARREDVAASIFQSIVNQTISGLACGRPIRGRVAFLGGPLTFLPALRHRFAETLELAESDILFPERSQYFVAIGSALSEAADPTILPLSGWIARIAAVDFTADRAADAELPPLFENPDELAAFRLRHGKASAARSDLAVYRGPCYLGIDAGSTTTKLVLTGSADEILYTFYGSNKGNPLYSVSEALKEMYRVLPEGCYIAGSYVTGYGEGLIKAALWTDGGEVETVAHYKAASKFMPEVDFILDIGGQDMKCIKIRGGAIDSLMLNEACSAGCGSFLESFASALGLGIEEFAKSALEATKPVNLGSRCTVFMNSKVKQVQKEGASLADLSAGLAYSVIKNALQKVIKIRNPEDLGRNIIVQGGTFYNEAVLRAFERLTGRTVVRPDIAGVMGAYGCALIAREQAGADGKSTLLGPEEIANFKYEVSSGRCGRCGNNCALTISRFPDKSFYVTGNRCERGAGGRKEKNALPNLMQYKYERFFDYEALPEADAVRGTVGIPRTMNMFENYPFWHTFFTQLGYRVILSPKSSKKLFESGMDTIPSESICYPAKMAHGHVQSLIGKGVDFIFYPAVVYEKKEDEAADNHFNCPVVASYPEVIRNNLDGLRENGITLVSPFLTFDDRSALTKGLVKTFTGIPREEIAIAVQAGLAEADRAKSDVRTKGEETLAYLASSGNKGILLCGHPYHADPEINHGIADMITGMGLAVLTEDSVCHLDRSEGDVAVVNQWTYHARMYRAARLAAVRTDLELVQLTSFGCGIDAITCDAVQEIMERHNKVYTLIKIDEISNLGAARIRLRSLLAAMREREKGKVMPQKPPKVQANVAFTKEMKETYTILAPQMSPIHFELFEQVFRAAGYRLKILETTGPEETEEGLRYVNNDACYPAIVTIGQILSALKSGDYDPNRTAVIMSQTGGGCRATNYISLLRKALKDSDLEQIPVISLNASGMENQPGFRISLKLANRLIAAACYGDLMMRLLNHFRPYEVVPGSAERLFRQGMERCKASLVTFSFREYKRLIREIVADFCKLPVTGVTKPRVGIVGEILIKFHPDANNRIIEMIEAEGGEAVMPDFLDFIFYCVYNPIYKAEQFGKSKRLGYINPMLISYLEIYRKPIKLTLEDAGLAKGRENIYGLAEKASRLVSVGNQMGEGWFLTAEMMDLMDNGVNNIACIQPFACLPNHITGRGMIKGLKELYPGANIVAIDYDAGVSVVNQANRIKLMMSIASSQEGNAVSDLEPSLKPLQQTLLEGSYSLT, encoded by the coding sequence ATGCTGCGTATTGGCCTTGATATCGGATCAACTACTGCGAAATTGGTTGTCATAGAGCGTAACACTATTGTTTATCAGGACTATGTAAGACATTATAGCGATATAAAAAAAGCAGCCCTCTCTCTTCTATCTGACGTACAGATCAGATTTCCAGAGAGAGGAGCGGTTCTAACTGTAAGCGGTTCCTCAGGCTTGTCTTTATCCAAACTGGGAGGTGTACCGTTCGTTCAGGAGGTGATCGCCTGTACGAAGGCGATTGGTGAGCTGATTCCAGAATGCGATACGGCGATTGAACTAGGCGGTGAGGATGCCAAGATCGTCTATCTCCGAGGCGGCATTGAGCAGCGTATGAATACGGCTTGCGCGGGTGGAACGGGAGCATTCATCGATCAAATGGCATCGCTGCTACAGACCGACCCAGCAGGCTTAAATGCGTTGGCAGAGAAGCATGAGCGAATCTATCCTATCGCTTCACGCTGCGGTGTATTCGCCAAAAGTGATGTGCAGCCGCTACTAAACGAGGGGGCTCGCCGGGAGGATGTGGCGGCTTCAATTTTTCAGAGTATTGTTAATCAGACGATCAGTGGTCTCGCTTGCGGACGTCCGATTCGTGGACGGGTGGCATTCCTTGGCGGTCCACTAACCTTCCTGCCAGCCCTGCGTCACCGTTTTGCGGAGACACTTGAACTTGCAGAGTCGGATATTCTTTTCCCCGAGCGGTCACAGTATTTCGTAGCGATTGGATCTGCACTTTCTGAAGCGGCGGATCCTACTATTTTGCCGCTTTCAGGTTGGATCGCGCGAATAGCGGCCGTGGATTTTACAGCGGACCGGGCCGCAGATGCTGAATTACCACCGCTGTTTGAGAACCCCGATGAGCTTGCTGCGTTCCGTCTTCGCCATGGTAAAGCTTCTGCTGCCAGATCAGACTTGGCTGTGTATCGTGGCCCTTGCTATCTGGGGATCGATGCGGGTTCAACAACAACCAAACTTGTATTGACTGGCTCTGCTGACGAGATTCTATATACCTTTTATGGCAGCAACAAGGGAAATCCCTTGTATTCTGTCAGTGAGGCACTGAAGGAAATGTATCGTGTTCTACCAGAAGGCTGTTATATTGCAGGTTCTTATGTGACAGGTTACGGAGAGGGGTTAATCAAAGCCGCTTTATGGACGGACGGCGGTGAAGTGGAGACGGTTGCTCATTACAAGGCCGCTTCTAAGTTCATGCCAGAGGTAGACTTTATTCTGGATATCGGCGGACAGGACATGAAATGCATCAAGATCCGCGGCGGCGCTATCGACAGTCTGATGCTCAATGAAGCCTGTTCGGCAGGCTGCGGCTCTTTTCTGGAGAGCTTTGCTTCTGCGCTCGGTCTTGGTATCGAGGAGTTCGCCAAGTCAGCGCTGGAAGCGACCAAACCGGTTAATTTGGGTTCGCGCTGTACAGTATTCATGAATTCTAAAGTGAAGCAGGTTCAGAAGGAAGGCGCGTCGCTGGCGGATCTTTCGGCAGGTCTTGCCTATTCCGTGATTAAGAATGCCCTGCAAAAAGTAATTAAAATTCGTAACCCTGAGGATTTAGGGCGAAATATTATTGTTCAGGGCGGCACCTTCTATAACGAAGCTGTATTGCGGGCCTTTGAGCGCCTAACGGGGAGAACGGTAGTCAGACCGGATATTGCTGGCGTTATGGGAGCGTACGGTTGTGCACTGATTGCCCGTGAGCAAGCAGGGGCTGACGGAAAGAGTACACTGCTTGGACCGGAGGAAATTGCCAACTTTAAGTACGAGGTATCTTCAGGTCGCTGTGGCCGTTGTGGAAATAACTGTGCGTTAACGATCAGTCGGTTCCCGGATAAGAGCTTCTACGTTACAGGTAATCGCTGCGAGCGTGGTGCAGGAGGCCGGAAAGAGAAGAATGCTCTGCCAAATTTGATGCAATATAAGTATGAGCGCTTTTTCGACTATGAGGCATTACCGGAGGCAGATGCAGTACGGGGCACTGTCGGTATTCCACGTACGATGAATATGTTCGAGAATTACCCGTTCTGGCACACTTTTTTCACCCAACTTGGCTATCGGGTGATTCTCTCTCCCAAATCAAGCAAAAAGCTTTTCGAGAGTGGGATGGATACGATTCCTTCAGAGTCGATCTGTTATCCAGCGAAGATGGCGCATGGACATGTGCAGAGCTTGATTGGTAAAGGTGTCGATTTTATTTTTTATCCTGCGGTGGTCTATGAGAAGAAGGAAGATGAAGCAGCGGATAATCATTTCAATTGTCCGGTGGTCGCCTCTTATCCTGAGGTCATTCGCAACAATTTGGATGGGCTTAGAGAGAATGGAATCACGCTGGTCAGCCCATTTCTGACTTTCGACGATAGATCTGCGCTTACCAAGGGACTCGTGAAGACATTTACAGGGATTCCGAGAGAAGAGATTGCGATTGCTGTGCAGGCAGGACTTGCAGAAGCTGATCGCGCTAAAAGTGATGTGCGCACCAAAGGTGAAGAGACGCTTGCGTATCTTGCCAGCAGTGGGAACAAGGGAATACTCCTCTGTGGTCATCCTTATCATGCGGATCCTGAAATTAATCATGGCATAGCAGATATGATTACCGGGATGGGACTCGCCGTGCTGACAGAAGATTCTGTCTGCCATCTGGACCGAAGTGAAGGGGATGTGGCGGTTGTCAATCAGTGGACCTATCATGCTCGAATGTATCGCGCAGCCCGCCTTGCAGCAGTCCGAACCGACCTGGAGCTTGTGCAATTGACTTCCTTCGGTTGTGGGATTGATGCGATTACATGTGATGCCGTACAAGAGATTATGGAAAGGCATAACAAAGTATATACGCTGATCAAAATCGATGAGATTAGCAACCTAGGTGCAGCGCGCATTCGGCTGCGTTCACTGCTGGCAGCGATGCGCGAGCGTGAAAAAGGCAAGGTGATGCCACAGAAGCCACCCAAAGTACAGGCTAATGTTGCATTTACGAAGGAAATGAAAGAAACGTACACGATCCTTGCGCCGCAGATGTCGCCTATTCATTTTGAATTGTTTGAGCAGGTCTTCAGGGCTGCGGGATACCGTCTGAAGATACTCGAGACCACTGGACCTGAAGAGACGGAAGAAGGTCTAAGATACGTTAACAATGATGCATGTTATCCTGCAATCGTAACAATAGGGCAGATTCTGTCGGCACTGAAGAGTGGGGACTATGATCCGAATCGTACCGCTGTAATTATGTCACAGACGGGCGGAGGCTGCCGGGCGACGAATTATATTTCTTTGCTCCGCAAAGCCTTAAAGGATTCAGACCTCGAACAAATTCCTGTGATTTCGCTAAATGCTTCTGGAATGGAGAACCAGCCAGGCTTCCGCATCAGTCTTAAACTGGCGAATCGGCTGATCGCTGCGGCTTGCTATGGTGATCTTATGATGCGGTTGCTAAATCACTTTAGACCGTATGAGGTTGTTCCAGGGAGTGCTGAGCGTTTATTTCGCCAAGGGATGGAGCGCTGTAAGGCTAGCTTAGTCACTTTCTCGTTCCGAGAGTACAAACGACTGATTCGCGAAATCGTAGCCGATTTCTGTAAGCTGCCAGTTACAGGCGTTACTAAACCAAGAGTAGGAATTGTTGGAGAAATCCTGATTAAATTTCACCCGGATGCCAACAACCGTATCATCGAGATGATTGAGGCAGAGGGCGGAGAAGCAGTAATGCCGGACTTCTTGGATTTCATCTTTTATTGCGTGTATAATCCGATCTACAAAGCCGAGCAATTCGGCAAAAGCAAACGGCTGGGATACATTAATCCGATGTTGATCTCCTATCTAGAGATTTACCGTAAGCCAATTAAGCTTACGCTTGAGGATGCGGGATTGGCTAAAGGACGGGAGAATATTTATGGTCTAGCTGAGAAGGCCAGCCGACTGGTGTCCGTAGGAAATCAGATGGGTGAGGGATGGTTCCTGACTGCAGAAATGATGGATCTGATGGATAATGGTGTGAATAATATTGCATGTATTCAGCCGTTCGCCTGCTTGCCTAACCATATTACCGGACGTGGGATGATTAAGGGCCTTAAGGAGTTATATCCAGGCGCGAATATCGTCGCCATTGATTATGATGCTGGAGTTAGTGTAGTTAACCAAGCGAATCGGATCAAGCTGATGATGTCGATTGCTAGCAGTCAGGAAGGGAATGCTGTGTCTGATTTAGAACCATCACTTAAACCGCTACAGCAGACCCTGCTTGAAGGCTCATACAGCCTGACCTGA
- a CDS encoding glutamate-1-semialdehyde 2,1-aminomutase, translating to MNRSTSEQLYHEALQHIVGGVNSPSRSFKAVGGGAPVFMKRASGSHFWDVDGNEYIDYLQAYGPIITGHAHPHITKAITTAAENGVLYGTPTELEIKLAKMLKEAIPSMDKVRFVNSGTEAVMTTIRVARAYTKRSKIVKFAGCYHGHSDLVLVAAGSGPSTLGIPDSAGVPSSIAQEVITVPFNDLKSLQEALEKWGEDVAAVMVEPIVGNFGMVMPKPGFLEGLCKLAHDNGSLVIYDEVITAFRFHYGSTQTYAGLDNHEDITPDLTALGKIIGGGLPIGAYGGRKHVMEQVAPLGPAYQAGTMAGNPASISAGIACLEVLSAEGVYDEMERLAIRLVDGLQASADRHCIPLTINRIRGSFSTHFCKHPVTNYDEAQDTDGELFGSFFRHMLNRGINLAPSKYEAWFLTTAHTDADIDATLIAAEESFRAMAAEK from the coding sequence ATGAATCGTTCCACATCTGAGCAACTTTATCACGAAGCCCTTCAACATATCGTTGGAGGTGTAAATAGCCCTTCCCGCTCTTTTAAAGCCGTTGGAGGCGGAGCACCTGTATTTATGAAACGTGCCAGCGGATCTCATTTCTGGGATGTAGATGGCAATGAATATATCGACTATCTCCAAGCCTATGGACCGATCATTACCGGCCATGCTCACCCACATATAACGAAGGCAATTACCACTGCAGCAGAGAATGGTGTTCTTTACGGAACCCCAACAGAGCTCGAAATTAAGCTTGCTAAAATGCTTAAAGAAGCTATTCCGTCTATGGATAAAGTCCGGTTTGTCAATTCCGGTACAGAAGCGGTTATGACTACCATTCGTGTTGCTCGTGCTTATACAAAGCGCAGCAAAATCGTAAAATTCGCTGGCTGTTATCACGGCCACTCTGATCTAGTGCTGGTAGCAGCAGGATCCGGGCCTTCTACGCTTGGCATTCCAGATAGTGCCGGCGTTCCTAGCAGTATTGCACAGGAAGTAATCACTGTTCCTTTTAATGATCTGAAAAGCCTGCAAGAGGCATTGGAAAAATGGGGCGAAGATGTCGCCGCTGTTATGGTTGAACCGATCGTTGGTAATTTCGGTATGGTTATGCCTAAACCTGGATTCCTCGAAGGGCTCTGCAAGCTGGCTCATGATAATGGCTCACTCGTTATTTATGACGAAGTCATTACGGCCTTCCGTTTCCACTATGGTTCCACGCAGACATATGCAGGACTGGATAACCATGAAGACATCACTCCTGACCTTACAGCACTCGGCAAAATCATCGGCGGCGGCCTACCGATCGGCGCGTACGGCGGACGTAAGCATGTGATGGAACAAGTAGCCCCACTAGGACCGGCATACCAAGCGGGAACAATGGCAGGAAATCCTGCTTCCATTTCCGCAGGGATCGCCTGTCTGGAAGTGCTGAGCGCAGAAGGCGTATATGATGAGATGGAACGGCTTGCGATCCGCCTTGTCGACGGTCTTCAGGCATCTGCTGACCGTCATTGCATTCCACTGACAATCAACCGCATCCGTGGTTCATTCTCTACTCATTTCTGTAAGCATCCAGTTACGAATTACGATGAGGCACAGGATACAGATGGAGAATTGTTCGGTAGCTTCTTCCGTCACATGTTAAACCGTGGGATTAACCTTGCCCCTTCGAAATATGAAGCTTGGTTCCTAACGACAGCACATACCGATGCGGATATCGACGCTACGCTGATTGCAGCAGAAGAATCATTCCGCGCTATGGCGGCTGAGAAATAA